One genomic window of Daphnia pulex isolate KAP4 chromosome 10, ASM2113471v1 includes the following:
- the LOC124205418 gene encoding protein adenylyltransferase Fic-like yields the protein MAVSVFKAALLPRFNFPSTEYWFRGNMNSLTLLAVFALGVMFTCFVSMLTLYIQKEIGLQETERITEDLIANRRKILEKSQKFVLVPDESHLSVGSDTELSVDPAVYVSTAETSEKKNSKDANVLEALGALHAAIEMHKSGKHSKAMKLFSHALALNPEHPDILNHYGEFLEETERNLLDADYHYSRALTFSPNHMRALENHQRTSPIVDELDNNLLKRIDQKRDDLLNTPDSSSGLRRIKKEAYFQYIYHTLGIEGNTMSLAQTRTIVETRMAVGGKSIMEHNEVLGLDAALKYINSTLVHRIGAITFEDILEIHRRVLGFVDLFEGGRLRSTQVFVGNHIPPGPSEVQLLMKDFVRWLNSAESLSQHPIRFAALAHYKLVYIHPFSDGNGRTSRLLMNLILMQSGYPPVIIRKQDRAKYYDYLQQANEGDVRPFIRFIAHCAEQTLDVYLWATTEHRTSIAELAQEGQEDDGKTIIVDQQNCCVGG from the exons ATGGCTGTAAGTGTATTTAAAGCAGCCTTGTTACCCCGTTTTAATTTTCCTTCCACCGAATATTGGTTCAGAGGGAACATGAATAGTTTAACATTACTAGCCGTCTTTGCTCTGGGTGTGATGTTTACGTGTTTTGTGTCGATGTTGACGTTGTAcatccaaaaagaaatcggACTTCAAGAAACTGAAAGGATTACAGAAGATTTAATAGCTAATCGacgaaaaattttagaaaaatctcAGAAGTTTGTGTTGGTCCCTGATGAATCTCACTTGTCTGTGGGCAGCGATACAGAGCTGTCAGTTGATCCAGCCGTTTATGTGTCTACTGCTGAGACctcagaaaagaagaacagcAAAGATG CAAATGTTCTGGAAGCTTTGGGAGCTCTGCACGCAGCTATTGAAATGCATAAAAGTGGAAAACACTCAAAAGCGATGAAGCTTTTCAGCCATGCCCTGGCTCTAAACCCGGAGCATCCTGACATCTTGAATCACTATGGGGAGTTTTTAGAAGAAACCGAAAGAAATCTCCTGGATGCAGACTATCACTACTCAAGAGCTCTCACCTTCTCTCCAAATCACATGAGAGCACTCGAAAATCATCAGAGAACCTCCCCCATAGTCGATGAATTAGACAACAATTTACTTAAAAGGATAGACCAAAAGAGAGATGACCTTCTGAACACTCCAGACTCGAGCTCTGGTttgagaagaataaaaaaagaagcctaTTTTCAATACATCTACCACACATTGGGCATCGAAGGCAACACGATGTCTCTAGCTCAGACGAGAACAATTGTCGAAACTCGCATGGCAGTTGGCGGAAAGAGCATAATGGAGCACAATGAAGTCTTGGGCCTCGACGCAGCTTTAAAGTACATCAACAGCACTCTAGTCCACCGAATAGGAGCAATTACCTTTGAAGATATTCTCGAAATCCACCGACGAGTTTTGGGCTTCGTCGACTTGTTTGAAGGAGGTCGACTGAGATCGACGCAAGTGTTTGTGGGGAATCATATTCCACCAGGTCCGTCAGAGGTCCAACTTTTGATGAAAGACTTTGTTAGGTGGTTGAATTCTGCTGAATCTCTATCCCAACACCCCATCCGTTTCGCTGCACTGGCCCACTACAAACTCGTGTACATTCACCCCTTTAGCGATGGCAACGGACGCACATCCCGCCTGTTGATGAATCTAATCCTCATGCAAAGTGGCTACCCTCCGGTCATCATTCGCAAACAGGACAGAGCCAAATATTACGATTACCTTCAGCAAGCGAACGAAGGAGATGTCCGGCCGTTCATCAG ATTTATTGCCCACTGTGCAGAGCAGACCCTGGATGTGTACCTGTGGGCCACAACAGAACACAGGACGAGTATAGCCGAGTTAGCACAAGAAGGCCAAGAGGACGACGGCAAAACAATCATCGTCGATCAGCAAAACTGTTGCGTGGGCGgctga
- the LOC124204292 gene encoding mucin-2-like: MTSPKRLSTTPTKHLTTTPPRDRSTTPPRDRSTTPPRDRSTTPPRDRSTTPPRDRSTTPPRDRSTTPPRDRSTTPPRDRSTTPPRDRSTTPPRDRSTTPPRDRSTTPPRDRSTTPPRDRSTTPPRDRSTTPPRDRSTTPPRLQLITAPRLLLALTSRLQLIIAPKQSNTTS, from the exons ATGACATCACCAAAgcgcctgagtactacaccaacaaaGCACCTAA ctactacaccaccgagggaccggagtactacaccaccgagggaccggagtactacaccaccgagggaccggagtactacaccaccgagggaccggagtactacaccaccgagggaccgaagtactacaccaccgagggaccgaagtactacaccaccgagggaccgaagtactacaccaccgagggaccggagtactacaccaccgagggaccggagtactacaccaccgagggaccgaagtactacaccaccgagggaccgaagtactacaccaccgagggaccgaagtactacaccaccgagggaccgaagtactacaccaccgagggaccggagtactacaccaccgagggaccggagtactacaccaccgcgGCTTCAGCTTATTACCGCTCCCCGACTGCTCCTAGCTTTAACATCGAGACTACAGCTTATTATTGCACCAAAACAGTCGAATACTACATCGTAG